The following are from one region of the Halorussus rarus genome:
- a CDS encoding MEDS domain-containing protein, with translation MSHGVGSGDSQTASDAESGVEALRRSPEIRGPVDPPDDPVHGGGADNDHLASIYADRDEQFAAVVPFVRQGLERGERCLYIADENSREEVLVAFRARGVDVDAALDSGALSVHTPAETYRRTGEFERDAMVEFWEDTLARATEDGEYAGVRAAAEMTWALDDGTDPDLLVEYEAVLNTVFSGEEYVVLCQYNDERFPAEVVRDVIRTHPHVVSDCAVHHNSFYTPPEEYFGPDDPARDVERMMGAMRNRTEMKASEQERHRYLRRQYEIAGDTDRTFSEKLQALFELGCERFDLELGGLARIDPETDLFEVEAVSGDHDHLVPGARLALSETYCRVLADDADVTGITDPADDGFTSLEAYEEFGVRTYLGTRIELSGGLDRTLFFVSSEPRDEEFSDAERTFHQLMGQWVKYEFETDRHKARLESKNDRLESFANMLAHELRNPVTIGEIYSRQLPDNADDEAVDYVTDAFDRIEDMIDVMLVLTKGREAVDECEPVDLAEAAREAWDGIDAPDASLAVSVDRTIRADETYVRHLFRNLFENAVEHGLTSPRSGAREGAVEHGGSDVSVTVGTLPTGFYVADDGLGISAGDRDVVFEVGFTTASANGGTGLGLAFVGELADVYGWDVAVTESEAGGARFEFRNVERDE, from the coding sequence ATGAGCCACGGTGTCGGGAGTGGCGACTCCCAAACAGCGTCGGACGCCGAGAGCGGCGTCGAGGCGCTTCGACGGAGTCCGGAGATACGCGGCCCGGTCGACCCGCCGGACGACCCCGTCCACGGCGGCGGAGCGGACAACGACCACCTCGCGTCGATATACGCCGACCGGGACGAGCAGTTCGCCGCCGTCGTCCCCTTCGTGCGTCAGGGACTCGAACGCGGCGAGCGCTGCCTGTACATCGCCGACGAGAACTCCCGCGAGGAGGTCCTGGTCGCGTTCCGGGCTCGCGGCGTCGACGTCGACGCCGCGCTCGACTCGGGGGCGCTCTCGGTCCACACGCCGGCCGAGACGTACCGCCGGACCGGCGAGTTCGAACGGGACGCGATGGTCGAGTTCTGGGAGGACACCCTCGCGCGGGCGACCGAGGACGGAGAGTACGCCGGCGTCCGGGCGGCCGCCGAGATGACGTGGGCGCTGGACGACGGGACCGACCCCGACCTGCTGGTCGAGTACGAGGCCGTGCTCAACACGGTGTTCTCGGGCGAGGAGTACGTCGTCCTCTGTCAGTACAACGACGAGCGGTTCCCGGCCGAGGTCGTCCGCGACGTCATCCGGACCCACCCCCACGTCGTCTCCGACTGCGCGGTCCACCACAACAGCTTCTACACGCCGCCCGAGGAGTACTTCGGCCCCGACGACCCGGCCCGCGACGTCGAACGGATGATGGGCGCGATGCGCAACCGGACCGAGATGAAGGCGTCCGAGCAGGAGCGCCACCGGTACCTGCGCCGACAGTACGAGATCGCGGGCGACACCGACCGGACGTTCTCGGAGAAGCTCCAGGCGCTGTTCGAACTGGGCTGCGAGCGCTTCGACCTCGAACTCGGCGGGCTGGCCCGCATCGACCCGGAGACCGACCTGTTCGAGGTGGAGGCCGTCAGCGGCGACCACGACCACCTGGTGCCGGGCGCGCGACTGGCCCTCTCGGAGACGTACTGCCGGGTACTGGCCGACGACGCGGACGTGACCGGTATCACCGACCCGGCGGACGACGGGTTCACCTCCCTCGAAGCGTACGAGGAGTTCGGCGTCCGGACCTACCTCGGCACCCGCATCGAGCTGAGCGGCGGCCTCGACCGGACGCTCTTCTTCGTCTCCTCGGAGCCCCGGGACGAGGAGTTCTCGGATGCCGAGCGGACGTTCCACCAGTTGATGGGTCAGTGGGTCAAGTACGAGTTCGAGACCGACCGACACAAGGCCCGACTCGAGAGCAAGAACGACCGGCTCGAAAGCTTCGCCAACATGCTGGCCCACGAGCTGCGTAACCCCGTCACTATCGGGGAGATCTACAGCCGACAGCTTCCCGATAACGCCGACGACGAGGCGGTCGACTACGTCACCGACGCCTTCGACCGCATCGAGGACATGATCGACGTCATGCTGGTGCTGACGAAGGGCCGCGAGGCGGTCGACGAGTGCGAACCGGTGGACCTCGCCGAGGCAGCCCGCGAGGCGTGGGACGGAATCGACGCACCCGACGCCTCGCTGGCGGTCTCCGTGGACCGCACGATCCGCGCCGACGAGACGTACGTCCGCCACCTGTTCCGGAACCTGTTCGAGAACGCCGTGGAGCACGGTTTGACGAGCCCTCGCTCGGGGGCTCGCGAGGGCGCCGTCGAGCACGGCGGGAGCGACGTCTCCGTGACGGTCGGGACCCTGCCGACCGGCTTCTACGTCGCCGACGACGGTCTCGGCATCTCGGCCGGGGACCGCGACGTCGTGTTCGAGGTGGGGTTCACCACCGCCTCCGCCAACGGCGGGACGGGACTCGGCCTGGCGTTCGTCGGGGAACTCGCCGACGTGTACGGCTGGGACGTCGCGGTGACCGAGAGCGAGGCGGGCGGCGCGCGCTTCGAGTTCCGGAACGTCGAGCGCGACGAGTAG
- the purM gene encoding phosphoribosylformylglycinamidine cyclo-ligase: MTDDEELTYAEAGVDIEASEAATAALVGAVGDIDESEYAGLLDIGDRYLALATDGVGTKLLVAEALGDYSTVGIDCIAMNANDLVASGVEPVAFVDYLAVDEPSEAFSEQVGEGLATGAEEAGVALVGGETAVMPEVIKGLDLAGACVGLAPKDAVFPGEAEVGDALVGFPSSGIHSNGLTLAREAATRDHDYDDPFPLDGSDRTIGEVLLEPTRIYTYLLDHLRSREVHAAAHVTGGGWTNLSRMGALRYEISDPFDAQPVFEFVQSEGNVGAEEMHRTFNMGTGFVVALPRDEAESLADETDGRVIGEVTEGDAVSIRGLELD; the protein is encoded by the coding sequence ATGACCGACGACGAGGAACTCACCTACGCGGAGGCCGGGGTGGACATCGAGGCCAGCGAGGCCGCTACCGCGGCGCTGGTCGGCGCGGTCGGCGACATCGACGAGAGCGAGTACGCGGGGCTGCTCGACATCGGCGACCGCTACCTGGCGCTGGCGACCGACGGTGTGGGCACCAAACTGCTCGTGGCCGAGGCGCTCGGCGACTACTCGACCGTGGGAATCGACTGCATCGCGATGAACGCCAACGACCTCGTGGCCTCGGGGGTCGAACCGGTCGCGTTCGTCGACTACCTCGCGGTCGACGAACCCAGCGAGGCGTTCTCAGAGCAGGTCGGCGAGGGGCTCGCCACCGGCGCGGAGGAGGCGGGCGTCGCGCTCGTGGGGGGCGAGACGGCTGTGATGCCGGAGGTCATCAAGGGACTCGACCTCGCGGGCGCGTGCGTCGGGCTCGCGCCGAAGGATGCGGTCTTCCCCGGCGAGGCCGAGGTGGGCGACGCGCTGGTCGGGTTCCCGTCGAGCGGCATCCACTCGAACGGGCTGACGCTCGCCCGCGAGGCCGCGACGCGCGACCACGATTACGACGACCCCTTCCCGCTCGACGGCTCGGACCGAACCATCGGCGAGGTCCTGCTGGAGCCCACCCGCATCTACACCTACCTGCTGGACCACCTCCGGAGCCGGGAGGTCCACGCCGCGGCCCACGTCACCGGCGGCGGGTGGACCAACCTCTCGCGGATGGGCGCGCTCCGGTACGAGATCAGCGACCCGTTCGACGCCCAGCCGGTGTTCGAGTTCGTCCAGTCGGAGGGCAACGTCGGCGCCGAGGAGATGCACCGGACGTTCAACATGGGCACCGGCTTCGTGGTCGCGCTGCCCCGCGACGAGGCCGAGTCGCTGGCCGACGAGACCGACGGTCGCGTCATCGGGGAGGTCACCGAGGGCGACGCGGTCTCGATCCGGGGTCTGGAACTGGATTGA
- a CDS encoding DUF2797 domain-containing protein produces MQIVGYETTGGDGRPALLVAAEDEVRREPLESGGRLGYSLGDRRCAGALDGTGHVDCPNEGVPYCDQHTTTWVCARCTGTCLKDEMDCYDDHAIYLAAFAPATFKVGVTREWRLDTRLREQGADRAAHLRTVENGRIAREIESQLAEEYTDRVRVPAKIAGLHRDVDDAAWRAALDEFDPVETFDFDYGFELDAAPVAETLATGEVVGVQGRVLVLARAGTTYAVDLRDLVGYEIREEESDRELQSSLAAF; encoded by the coding sequence GTGCAGATCGTCGGGTACGAGACGACGGGCGGCGACGGGCGGCCGGCGCTGCTCGTGGCCGCCGAGGACGAGGTTCGCCGGGAGCCGCTGGAGTCGGGAGGGCGACTGGGGTACTCGCTCGGCGACCGCCGGTGCGCCGGTGCGCTCGACGGGACGGGTCACGTCGACTGCCCCAACGAGGGCGTCCCCTACTGCGACCAGCACACCACCACCTGGGTGTGCGCCCGCTGCACCGGCACCTGCCTCAAGGACGAGATGGACTGCTACGACGACCACGCCATCTACCTCGCGGCGTTCGCGCCCGCGACGTTCAAGGTCGGGGTGACCCGCGAGTGGCGGCTCGACACCCGCCTGCGCGAGCAGGGCGCCGACCGCGCCGCCCACCTCCGCACCGTGGAGAACGGCCGCATCGCCCGGGAGATCGAATCGCAGTTGGCCGAGGAGTACACCGACCGCGTGCGGGTCCCCGCGAAGATCGCGGGCCTCCACCGGGACGTCGACGACGCGGCGTGGCGCGCCGCCCTCGACGAGTTCGACCCGGTCGAGACGTTCGACTTCGACTACGGCTTCGAACTGGACGCGGCTCCCGTGGCCGAGACGCTGGCGACCGGCGAGGTCGTCGGCGTGCAGGGCCGGGTGCTGGTGCTCGCGCGCGCCGGGACGACCTACGCGGTGGACCTGCGGGACCTGGTGGGCTACGAGATCCGGGAGGAGGAGAGCGACCGGGAGCTACAGTCGAGTCTGGCGGCATTCTAG
- a CDS encoding S8 family peptidase, with amino-acid sequence MSDNDNGVSRRNVLKGVGASVATAAAGSGLAAAEPDDSVEVNVGFSSARGRQVAVQQADETVRVFNSIDAVTVRLPKRAATALERNPNIRYVEENGTMEAFAQTLPWGVDRVDAEVAHAEGETGEGADIAIVDTGIDDDHPDLQANVGAGESFVSCGSGGLTGNCTFYGNSNDCNESWSDDNDHGTHCAGIADAVNDAEGVRGVSTRATLHAVKVLDCAGSGTFSDIAAGVEYVADQGWDVASLSLGGDSGSQTLKDAVEYATNNGVFVAVAAGNPGPCTDCVKYPAKYEEVVAVSATNQSDELAEFSAQGPEVDIAAPGAEIYSTVPGGYDTYDGTSMACPHVAGAAGQLMANGLSNAEARDELESTAEDIGLSSNEQGHGLLDAAAALGFDSSDN; translated from the coding sequence ATGTCCGATAACGACAACGGTGTGTCGAGGCGTAACGTCCTGAAAGGTGTCGGTGCCTCCGTCGCGACGGCCGCGGCGGGCAGCGGTCTCGCGGCGGCCGAACCGGACGACAGCGTGGAGGTCAACGTGGGCTTCTCGTCGGCGCGGGGCCGACAGGTGGCGGTCCAGCAGGCCGACGAGACGGTCCGGGTGTTCAACTCCATCGACGCGGTCACGGTCCGGCTCCCCAAGCGCGCCGCGACCGCGCTGGAGCGGAACCCGAACATCCGCTACGTCGAGGAGAACGGTACGATGGAGGCGTTCGCCCAGACGCTGCCCTGGGGCGTCGACCGGGTGGACGCCGAGGTGGCGCACGCCGAGGGCGAGACCGGCGAGGGCGCGGACATCGCCATCGTCGACACCGGCATCGACGACGACCACCCCGACCTGCAGGCCAACGTCGGCGCCGGCGAGTCGTTCGTCTCCTGCGGGTCCGGCGGCCTGACCGGGAACTGCACGTTCTACGGCAACAGTAACGACTGCAACGAGTCGTGGTCCGACGACAACGACCACGGCACCCACTGCGCCGGCATCGCCGACGCGGTGAACGACGCGGAGGGCGTTCGGGGCGTCTCGACCCGTGCGACGCTCCACGCGGTGAAGGTGCTGGACTGCGCGGGCAGCGGGACCTTCTCGGACATCGCGGCGGGCGTCGAGTACGTCGCCGACCAGGGCTGGGACGTCGCCTCGCTCTCGCTGGGCGGGGACTCGGGCTCCCAGACGCTCAAGGACGCGGTGGAGTACGCCACGAACAACGGCGTGTTCGTGGCCGTCGCGGCCGGCAATCCCGGACCGTGCACCGACTGCGTCAAGTACCCCGCGAAGTACGAGGAGGTCGTCGCGGTCAGTGCGACCAACCAGAGCGACGAGCTCGCGGAGTTCTCGGCCCAGGGCCCCGAGGTCGACATCGCCGCGCCCGGCGCGGAGATCTACTCGACGGTCCCCGGCGGGTACGACACCTACGACGGCACCTCGATGGCCTGCCCGCACGTCGCGGGCGCCGCCGGCCAGCTGATGGCGAACGGCCTGTCGAACGCCGAGGCCCGCGACGAACTCGAGAGCACGGCCGAGGACATCGGCCTGTCGAGCAACGAGCAGGGCCACGGCCTGCTCGACGCGGCGGCCGCGCTCGGCTTCGATTCCAGCGATAACTGA
- a CDS encoding BsuPI-related putative proteinase inhibitor, translating to MTLQSAVSATVESDRVSFEYVVENVGDEPAELTFRSSLRADFAVLDGDEEVWRASEGRAFAQMLQTETVDSGDAAVFPGAWDDPSPGEYTVVASMNATGDDAEARADFSV from the coding sequence ATGACGCTCCAGAGTGCGGTCAGCGCGACGGTCGAGTCCGACCGGGTGTCGTTCGAGTACGTCGTCGAGAACGTCGGCGACGAACCGGCGGAGCTGACGTTCCGCAGCAGCCTGCGCGCGGACTTCGCCGTGCTCGACGGCGACGAGGAGGTCTGGCGCGCCAGCGAGGGCCGGGCGTTCGCCCAGATGCTCCAGACCGAGACCGTCGACTCGGGCGACGCCGCGGTCTTCCCCGGCGCGTGGGACGACCCCTCGCCCGGCGAGTACACCGTCGTCGCCTCGATGAACGCCACGGGCGACGACGCGGAGGCCCGGGCGGACTTCTCGGTGTGA
- a CDS encoding arylamine N-acetyltransferase family protein, giving the protein MASPNPADYLARIGLDRSAVEPANLDALRTLQRAHVISVPFETLSVTGDPHGPGDAEGVTLTLPHLYEKVVERERGGFCFELNGLFGWLLAELGFDADRIAARMLGDDGDPRPPANHHAHLVTLDRPYVVDVGCGVPTMRRPTPLDGTGRTDAAGVAWRAVESDRPDAAYLTQYRQPDDDAWNDRYVFDETPRKLSYFEATCDHLATAPESGFTGDPTVSIATERGHLKLSPDELTRSERGRLVEREVDPEEYHDLLEREFDLRYDPD; this is encoded by the coding sequence ATGGCGTCACCCAACCCCGCCGATTACCTCGCGCGCATCGGGCTCGACCGCTCTGCCGTCGAACCCGCGAATCTGGACGCCCTCCGGACCCTCCAGCGGGCTCACGTGATTTCGGTCCCGTTCGAGACGCTGTCGGTCACCGGCGACCCGCACGGCCCCGGCGACGCCGAGGGGGTGACCCTGACCCTTCCCCACCTCTACGAGAAGGTCGTCGAGCGCGAGCGCGGCGGCTTCTGCTTCGAGCTCAACGGCCTGTTCGGCTGGCTGCTCGCCGAACTCGGGTTCGACGCCGACCGCATCGCGGCCCGGATGCTGGGAGACGACGGCGACCCGCGGCCGCCCGCGAACCACCACGCCCACCTGGTGACCCTCGACCGCCCCTACGTCGTGGACGTGGGCTGCGGCGTCCCGACGATGCGCCGACCCACGCCGCTCGACGGGACCGGCCGGACCGACGCCGCGGGCGTCGCGTGGCGCGCGGTCGAGAGCGACCGCCCCGACGCGGCGTACCTGACCCAGTACCGGCAACCCGACGACGACGCGTGGAACGACCGGTACGTCTTCGACGAGACGCCCCGGAAGCTGAGCTACTTCGAGGCGACCTGCGACCACCTCGCCACCGCGCCCGAGTCGGGTTTCACGGGCGACCCGACCGTCTCCATCGCCACCGAGCGCGGCCACCTGAAGCTCTCGCCCGACGAACTGACCCGGTCAGAGCGTGGTCGCCTGGTCGAGCGCGAGGTCGACCCGGAGGAGTACCACGACCTGCTCGAACGGGAGTTCGACCTGCGCTACGACCCCGACTAA
- a CDS encoding tRNA (cytidine(56)-2'-O)-methyltransferase, protein MQGEPEVAVLRLGHRPGRDERMTTHVGLTARALGADRAVLAGDAGKSRETVEDITDRFGGPFAVELTDSPKAVLRDWEGKVVHLTMYGERVQDVEDAVRAAHRGESPAGEDVDEGSEGQPILVVVGSQKVSFDVYEAADWNVGVTNQPHSEVAGLAVFLDRLFEGRELDREWTDADRRVVPEATGKTVIPTDEE, encoded by the coding sequence ATGCAAGGCGAACCCGAGGTGGCGGTCCTCCGACTCGGCCACCGGCCGGGCCGCGACGAGCGCATGACGACCCACGTCGGCCTGACCGCGCGGGCGCTGGGGGCCGACCGCGCCGTCCTGGCGGGCGACGCCGGCAAGTCCCGCGAGACGGTCGAAGACATCACCGACCGGTTCGGCGGTCCCTTCGCGGTGGAACTCACCGACAGCCCGAAGGCAGTCCTCCGGGACTGGGAGGGGAAGGTCGTCCACCTCACGATGTACGGCGAGCGCGTCCAGGACGTCGAGGACGCCGTCCGGGCGGCCCACCGGGGCGAGAGCCCGGCGGGTGAGGACGTCGACGAGGGGAGCGAGGGTCAGCCGATTCTCGTCGTCGTCGGCTCCCAGAAGGTTTCGTTCGACGTCTACGAGGCCGCCGACTGGAACGTGGGCGTGACCAACCAGCCCCACTCGGAGGTCGCGGGGCTGGCGGTGTTCCTCGACCGGCTGTTCGAGGGCCGGGAGCTCGACCGGGAGTGGACCGACGCCGACCGCCGCGTCGTCCCCGAAGCGACCGGCAAGACCGTGATCCCGACCGACGAGGAGTGA
- a CDS encoding PaaI family thioesterase yields the protein MSDVPDERRERIASDPFCEKLGIELAALGPGTATTEVTVTDDLLNFHGTPHGGAIYSLADAAFAAASNAEGETALAMETNVSYFEAVDVGETLTGEAERVHRRGRTASYSVAVTDEDGGEVAAFRGRVYLP from the coding sequence ATGAGCGACGTTCCCGACGAGCGCCGCGAGCGAATCGCCTCCGACCCCTTCTGCGAGAAGCTGGGCATCGAGCTCGCCGCGCTCGGCCCCGGCACCGCGACGACCGAGGTGACCGTCACCGACGACCTGCTCAACTTCCACGGGACGCCCCACGGTGGGGCAATCTACTCGCTCGCGGACGCCGCGTTCGCGGCCGCGTCGAACGCAGAGGGCGAGACCGCGCTGGCGATGGAGACCAACGTCTCGTACTTCGAGGCGGTCGACGTCGGCGAGACCCTGACCGGCGAGGCCGAGCGGGTCCACCGTCGGGGTCGGACCGCTTCCTACAGCGTCGCCGTCACCGACGAGGACGGCGGCGAGGTCGCCGCCTTCCGCGGTCGCGTCTATCTCCCATGA